AAGCCTCTCCTGCAAGTGCTCTCGCTGGTGGCCTTTGCCATCGCGCTGCTGTGGAAAGAGACGGCAGTCGTCTTTCCGATTGGCGTAGCGGCTTACGTATGGCTCACCGAGTCAACCACCCGAACTCGGCGCGCACTCATCGCCAGCGTGCCTTACTGGATCGTGCTCGCCGCATACATGGCGCTGCGCGTCAGCGTGCTGGGCAGCCTGAGCACCGGCCCGCGTGACTGGGCGCTGACACCCGTACAGTCTCTGCTGACGATGCTGCACCTGATGATCTCCTATTGGGCTAAGCTGGCGCTGCCCCTCGACCTGAACGCCTACCACCTCTTCCACCCCATCCGCTCCGTCACCGACCTGCGTGGCTGGGCGGCGATCTTGCTCCTGCTCTGCGCCGCAGCGGGCATCGCCGCGCTCGTGCGCCGCGCACCGCTCTGCGCCTTCGCCGCACTCGGGGTCTTCCTCTTCCTCGTTCCTGCGATGAACTTCAACGGCCTGGGCCGTAATCCCTTCGCCGAACGCTATCTCTACCTGCCCTCCGCGGGCTTCTGCCTGCTGGCTGTATTGGCGGCAGCATGGCTCATCGACCGCCTGCCGGAGAAGGCACGCACCCCTGTAGCCGGTGCCGTGCTGGCTATCGTGCTCGTCGGTTACATCGCTGAGACGATCCTCCGCAATCCCGACTGGAAGGATGACACGACACTCTTCACCGCGACGCTTCCGCAGTCGCCCGACGCGCCGTTCGTCCGCTACATGGTCGCCACCGCGCAGAGTGCCGACTCGACCACATCGCCGCTGGCCGAGCAGAACTACCAGAAGACCATCGCGCTCGCCCAGGAGCAGCTTCCGCCCGACCGGCTCTTTCTCCTGAAGGGCTACGAGGGCTTAGCCTCGCTCTACGCGGATCGCTCACAGTTCGAGCAGGCGCTGGCGATGCTTGCCAAGGCCCGCGCACTCGCTCCCGGCGATCCAGACGTCGCAGGAGAAGAGGGCATGATCCTCGCCCGCGCAGGGCACGGCAGCGGCTCCGAGGAGTCGCTGAACCGCGCACTGGCTGCGCAGCCGAACAACGAGAACGTACTCGCCGCGCTCGGCCTGATCGCGCGCGAAGAGCACCACGACCTGAAGCGAGCCGCAGAACTGTTCACGAAAGCACTCGCCGCTCACCCGCAGGAGGACGACTTCAGCGCCTCGCAGCACAACAATCTCGCGGGGGTCTACGCCGATCAGGACAACTTCACAGCCGCCATCACGGAGCTTCGGCACGCGATCCGCATACTACCTCAAGACCCGGAGTTCCACGTCAACCTCGCGAGCGCACTTGCGGCGACTGGTGACTTCCCTGCCGCACGTACAGAAGCAGAGACAGCCCTGCGGATCTCCCCGGATGACGGCAATGCGCGTGAAGTGCTGAGACGGTTGAATGAGATGACGTAAAAGGCATCCTGCCGGACGGGCCTCCTACGCGGAGGGCGGTCACTTCGTGACTTTCATACTTGTCTGGGCGATTTAAAAAGCAAAGATCCTCCCGCTGGTCGGAAACGAAATCGACCAACGGGAGGACCGCAGGCTATAGTGCATTAGACAGTGGCGCTGAGAACCTCTTCGCGCACCACCTCGTCCTGCACCTCTTCCACGACCGTCTTCGGCAGCGCCACCGCGAGCACCTCCTCGATCCGCCGCGCGTAGTGGATCGTGATCCCCTCGGTCTGCTCCGGCGTCAGGTCCTCATCGACCTGCTGCTTGCAATCGACCGGCAGGATCACATCCCGCACGCCAGCCCGCTTCGCCGCAAGGAACTTCTCCTTGATCCCGCCGACCGGCAGCACATCGCCGCTCAGCGTGATCTCGCCCGTCATGGCCAGCAACGGCCGCACCGGCTTATCGGTGAAGAGCGAGACGATCGCCGTCGCCATCGTCACGCCCGCACTCGGCCCGTCCTTCGGGATCGCTCCCGCAGGCACGTGGATGTGCAGGTCCGTGTCCTTGGTGAAGTCCTCGTCCAGCCCCAGCGACACGGCGTTCGAGCGTACCCACGTCAGCGCAGCCTGCATGGACTCCTTCATCACATCGCCAATCTGACCGGTGATGGTGAAGCCGCCCTTGCCCTTCATCTTGTTGGCCTCGATGAAGAGGATGTCGCCGCCGGCAGGCGTCCACGCCAGCCCGACAACCACACCCGCCCGCCTGGTCCGCTCGGCGATCTCCGTATCCACGCGGACCTTGATGCCGCCCAGGAACTCGTGGATGATCTCCGGCGTGATGACCAGCTTCTCCGTACGTCCCTCGGCGATCTTGCGCGCCAGCTTGCGGCAGACAGTACCTACCTGCTGCTCGAGCTTGCGAACGCCTGCCTCACGCGTGTAGTGCCGCGCGATCAGTGCCACGCTCTCGCTGGGGAACTCGATCAGCGAGGCGTCGATGCCGTTCTCCTTGATCTGCCGCGGGATCAGGTACTTCTCCGCGATCGCGACCTTCTCCTCCTCGGTGTAGCCGGTCAGTTCGATGATCTCCATACGGTCGAGCAGCGGGCCGGGGATGGTGTCGAGCTGGTTCGCCGTGCAGATGAAGAGCACCTTCGAGAGGTCGAACGGCTGGTCGAGGTAGTTGTCCCGGAAGGTGTTGTTCTGCTCCGGGTCAAGGGTTTCCAGCAAGGCACTTGCTGGATCTCCTCTAAAGTCGCGGCCCAGCTTGTCGATCTCGTCGAGCATGAAGACAGGGTCCTTCACCTCAACCCTCTTGAGGTGCTGAATGATCTGTCCCGGCAGCGCGCCGATGTAGGTGCGGCGATGCCCGCGGATCTCGGCCTCGTCGTGCATTCCTCCCAGCGAGATGCGCGAGAACTTGCGTCCGAGCGCACGAGCGATAGAGCGGCCCAGCGAGGTCTTACCCACGCCCGGAGGCCCGACGAAGCAGAGGATCGGCCCCTTCATGTCCGGCTTCAAACGGCGCACGGAGAGGTAGTCGAGGATGCGCTCCTTCACCTTGCCCAGGCCGTAGTGATCCTCATCGAGGAACTCCTTGGCCTTCAAAATATCGACCTCGCCCGAGCTGGTCTTCGCCCATGGCAGCACGGCCAGCCACTCCACGTAGTTGCGCGTCAGCGAGTAGTCGGCAGCGGCTGGGTTCATCCGCGAGAGGCGGCCAAGCTCCTTGAGAGCGTCCTTCTTGGTCTCCTCGGGCATGCCCGCGTTCTCGATCTTCTCTTTTAGATCGGCGATATCCTTCTGGGTATCGTCGATGTCGCCCAGCTCCTTCTGGATGGCCTTCAACTGCTCGCGCAGGTAGTAGTCGCGCTGCGACTGCTGCACCGAATCCTGCACCTCGGTCTGGATCTTGTTGCGAAGCTGCTGGACCTCCAGCTCCTTGGCCAGATGATTGTTGATCCGCTCCAAGCGCGCCGCGATATTGGGCGTCTCGAGCAGCTCCTGCTTGTCGTTGGTGGTCAAAAACGGCAGGCTGGAGGCGATGAAGTCCGCCAGACGGCCCGGCTCGTCGATGTTGATCGCAATCGTCTGCAGGTCGTCCGAGAGTGTGGGCGACGCGGTGACGATCTGCTGGAACTGGCTGACGACATTGCGCTGCAACGCCTCCAACTCCGGCGTCTTTTCAGGCTGAATCTCCTCGAGGATCGTGTACTCGGCGGTCATGAAGGGCGTCGACTGCGCAAACTCGCCCAGACGCACGCGCTCGTTGCCCTCCGTGAAGACGAAGAGGCTCTGGTTCGGCATCTTGACGACCTTGTGCACGGTCGCACGAGTGCCAATGGCGTGCAAATCGGCCGATTCGGGCACGTCCATGCGGGCGTCACGCTGCGCCACCACGAGGATGGTCTTCTCTTCGCCGAGCGACTGGATGAGCTGGATGGAGCTCTCGCGGCCGACAGTCAAGGGAAGGACGGCATGGGGAAAGAGAACGGTATCGCGGACCGGCAGAACCGGAACCGCAAGGCTTCCGCCCTCAATCTTGCTGACGACTTCTCCGGACTTTGCGGCGGTGGGCTTGATGACGCTTACGAAATCATTTTGCATGGTTGAGTGTCCTTCCATCAAATTATCAGCTATTCGATGTATCAAGTCCAGAAAAAGTCGCAGACAAACTCCAGCCTCCTATTCCACTCCAAACCTATCGACCGCAGGCCCAATGGCATGAATAGTTTGCGACGCATGCAGCCGCTTCTCAGCCCGTCCCTGCACAACCTGTTCTTACATAGGATGTGAGGACGGCCCGGTCTGTGGCATTAGACTGTAGGTTTAGTTTTCTGGACTCAGGCAGCGGGGTATCGGCCCAGCTCTTTGACCATCTGGCAGTGGCGGCTGAGTCCGGCCATCGCCTCGTCCATCTGCTGGCCGCGCTCGAAGCGGACGTCGACGTAAAAGATGTACTCCCACGGACGCCCCGGCACCGGGCGCGATTCGATGCGGGTCAGGTTGAGACCGGCGCGGCGGAACTCCTCGAGCGCCAGCATCAGCGTGCCGGGCCGGTGCTCGACGCTGAAAGCCACGCTAAGCTTGTTCGGCCCAGCCGCGCCTACGCTGGAGCGATGCTCCGGCAGCGCCAGTGTGTAAAAACGGGTGTAGTTCTCGGCATGGTCTTCCATGCCCTCGACCAAAATCTCGGCCCCGTACTGTCGGGCGGCGAGCGCGGGCGCGATGGCGGCGGTGTCGCGCAGGCCGAGCTGCATGATGTGCTTCACGCTGCCCGCCGTGTCGTAAAAGGGCACCGCCTCGATCTGCGAATTTGCCGCCAGCCACTTGCGGCACTGCGAGAGCGCCACCGGGTGCGAGAGCACCCGGCGAACCTCCTCCAGCCGCACTCCCGGCGCGACGGTAACGTTGTGCCGCACACGCAGCAGGCTCTCCGCCGCGATGGTCACCGGCCGTTCGAGCAGCAGATCGTAGTGCTCGGCGACCGAGCCGTGGAGACTGTTCTCGATGGGCAGCACGGCGGCTTCCACTTGGCCCGACTGGATGCGGTCGAAGACATCGACCGACAACATGCAGGGAACGATCTCGATGCCTGCTGCCTGTGCCTCGAATGCGGCCAAAGCGGCCATGTGACTGTTGGACCCGAGCTCTCCCTGAATCGCGACTCTCACTTGCTTCCTTCCGCGCCTGCGCGCCGACTGCATCCTGGGCCGTGCAAGACCCGCGTAAAGTTCCTAAAAGTCAGTTCCTGATTATAGATCTGGAAATTACTGGCAACCCGCCTACGTTACCCCGCAACTTACCACATGGGCCAAGGACTGCCCCGGCACTCCATGGTAGCCCACGGCCGACACCAGGGCCGCGGGCCAAGGAAGGAAGGATCACCCCATGCTTTGGACCATCACGATTCTCTTAGTAGTTCTCTGGATCCTCGGTCTCGTCAGCAGCTACACCCTCGGCGGATGGATTCATATCCTGCTGGTGCTGGCCGTCATCGTTCTGATCTTCAACCTGCTGTCCGGCCGCCGCGCGCTTTAGGCACGCGGTTCCTGCACGCCGACCGACTCAGCCGTACACGGAAATGGGAAGGCTAACCATGAATAACGATCAAGCAGCGGGCATTCTGGATCAAGCAAAAGGCAAGCTCAAGGAAGTCGTTGGAAATGTGACCGGCAATGAGAAGCTGGCTAACTCCGGGGCCGCCGATCAGGTAAAGGGCCATGCCAGGGAGACCTGGGGCAACGTAAAGGATACGGCGGCTCACCTCACCAGTTCGGCACGCGCCGCCAGCGACGAGCAGGAGGCGGAGCTTCGTACCGACGCGAACGATTCGAGCGTCAGTCTTCGGGATGAAGCGATCGAAGGAGCTGCGAACCTGAAGAATTCCATCAAGCGGGGGCTCAATCACCTTGAGCAGGACGTAGACCGCCGCCGCTAACTCCGGTTTCCGACAAAGGACAAAACGCACAGCCCGTCGCCATTCAGGCGGGCTGTGCGTTTGTGCTTAGTGGCGGATCAGGATGTCGGCGGCCACGCAGACGAAGAAGACCACCGAGATAATTCCGTTCAGCAGAAAGAATGCCGCGTTCATCCGCCGCAGGTCGCGGGGAGAGATGATGCTGTGCTCATAGGCCAGCAGCGCGGCCACGAGGATCGTTCCGACCGCGCCCATCAGCCCCAGGCTGAAGAGCCGGTCGAGCCAGACCAGCAGCGCGATCATCCCCAGGTGCATGACGCGGGCGATCCAGAACGCGCCCTCCAGCCCGAAGGCCTGGGGCACGCTGTTGAGGCCGACGCGGCGGTCGTGCTCGAAGTCCTGGCAGGCATAGAGCACGTCGAAGCCGCCAACCCACAGCACGACGATCGCTGTAAGTACGATGATGCGCGGGTCGAAGGTGCCGCGCACCGCGATCCACGCCGCCGAAGGCGCGATGCCGAGCGCCAGCCCCAGCACCAGGTGCGACCAGCGCGTCACTCGCTTCATGTAGCTGTAGAGCAGCACCACCGCGAGAGCCACCGGGGCCAGTTCGAGTGTCAGCCTGTTGAGCATCGCGGAGGCAAAGAAGAAGATGCCCGAGCAGACGAGGACGAAGCCCGCGACGAAGGTCGTCGTCAGGGCTCCTGCCGGGATGGCGCGCATCGCGGTGCGGGGGTTGTCGGCGTCGAGCCGGGCGTCGACCAGGCGGTTGAACGCCATGGCCGCCGAACGTGCCGAGACCATGCACACGATGATCCAGCCGAGAACGGGCAACGTGGGCAGTCCGCCGGCGGCGAGCATGGCGCCCGTCAAGGCAAACGGGAGCGCGAAGATGGAGTGCTCCCACTTGATCATCTCGAGCGTAATGAGGGTGCTCTGTCGCAATGAAGCCATAGTGCTTATGGTACTCCGAGCAGTTGGTTATACGCGAAGCGTCCAATACCCTACGAAGTGGCGCCCGCCCGGCGTTAGGGCGCTGTTGCTTCTAAAAAACCTACTTCTCCCGTCCAACCACCTGAATATTATTGACGACCTTGAACACACCCGCGACCGAGTTGGCTTGCAGAAATGCAATGTCCTTATCCGCCTGCGTATCGACCACGCCCGAGAGCGTCGCGTTGCCGTTGATGACGGTGATCCGTATGGGCTTGCCCGGGTCCATCGCATAGCGGTTCAACTGCGGCGCACCATAGACCGCACGGCGGAGAGCCACGCGGAGGCGGTCGTCGTTGGGCGAGAGCGGCGCGACCTCGATGTTGTCGACCACGTCCTTGACGCCGGGATAGGTTTCGACCAGATCCAGCGCCGACGACTTATCGACCGGCCCGTAGACGACTCCGCCCAGCGTAACCACGCCGTTCTTCACGCCGATGGTCAGGGCATTGAACATGGTGGTGCCATAGCCCACACGGTCGTAGACCAGTTTGTTCCCAAGCTTGTCGCGGAGCGTCTCATCTTCCACCACCGGCCCTGCCACGACGATCTCGTTATGCACCTGCTCAAGCCCCTGCGCATGGCGAATCCGGTGCTCAGCATCCTTCTTGTCGAAGTACAGGGCGACGGAGCCGGTCAGCGTCACGACGCCATCCTGCACGGTGCTCTTCACATCCTTGAAGCGCTTATTGCTGAGCGACTTGTTGATATCGACCTGCGTCTTCTGGTCCTGTACCGCAGCCCCTTGAGCCGGCGCTGTATGACCGCCGACCAGCAACACGCATCCCAACACCAGGCTCTTGAACATCGCAGCGTTCTTCATTGCCATCTCATCCTCCTCAGGCTACGGCCTAACGATAGCGCCGCCGAATCTTATACACAATGCTGAACACGTCGCTCTCATCACGAGTTGCGACGATGGAGACGTTAGGTGTCAGATCATACTGCACCGAGATCAACTGCTCGGCTGAAGAGTTGACGTTGGTCGCATAGGTCAGCGTCAGTTGACGCGAGAGCTGCTGCTGCACCGTGATGCGCGCCGATGAGTTGCCCAGCGTGCCAACGAACGCAGGGTCGATCTTGACGCTGCCGCCGCCGAAGAGCTTCGACACACGGCTGCTGACGGTGGCATTGAGCGCACCGCCCAACAGGCTGCTCGCTGCCGGATCGGTTCCTGCCTGCACCTGCTGCTCCTGGTAGATTTGCGCCTCCTCCTGCGTGCGGCCGAGCGCCAGTAGCGCGAAGACGTCGGCCTCGCTAAGCGGCGGCTCGGAGCGGTAGGTCGGCTTCAGGTTAGAAGCCGTGCCGTGCAGCCCGACCGTGATGTCGTAGGTCTCCACGCGGGCCGTGGCGTCGAGGTCGATGGTCGGGTCGATGCGCACCGGGTTGGTGAAGAAGATATCGCCTCGCTGCAACTGGTACTTAGTTCCGGCGAAGGTCGCGTTGCCGTCGGTGATCTGAATCTTACCCAGCACTGTAGGCTCGGCGAGCGTGCCGCGCAGCGTCAGGTCCACGTTGCCCGCCAGCTTCGCATAGCTGTTCTGGAAGTCGAGCTGCGGCGAGCTGGTCACCTTCACATCCAGGCGAATCTTGTTCATGACGGCGCTCGGGTTCGGCGGCGCGCTCACACCTCCAGCAGAGGCAAACGCGGCGAAGTCCACGTCCGCTCCGATGCCGAAGCGCGTCAGCAGCACCGTGCCGCTCAGTATGGCGTTCTGCTCCCCCCCCTGTAAGCGCAGGGTGGAGTTGGCCGTGCCGCTGATGCCGTTGTAGCGAATACGCACCGTGTTGGCAGTAGCGGTCAAGTCGGCGTAGAGGCCGTTCTTGTAGGTGAGGAACCCGCCGATCTTCACCTGCCCGCCGCCGGTGGTCGCGGTCAGGGTCTGCACCGTCAGCCGGTCTTCGTTGAAGACGAGCGTTCCGTTGATGTTGCTGAGGCCGTTCGCAATGCCATCGAGAGCCATGTTGACCTTCTCGAACTGCAGCTTGCCCGTAAGCCCCGGGTTCTTCACCGTGCCGCCCACACCGACCGCGAAGGTCACCTTGCCGCTGGCGATCAGGTCCGGATCAAGCGTATGAGCGATGGCGATGCTGACATTGCCGACCGACTGGATATCCACCTTGCCGCCGTTCGGGTCGGGCTGGCCCGTCTTCGCATTCACCGCTCCGAAGAGCTGCGCCGTCCCCTTGGCGCGCAGGTCAGTATCCGGGCCAGTGATGTGAACCTCATCAAGGCTCGCGATCCCGTTCTTCAACCCGATCCGCAGCGGCTCAGCGGCCTTCAGGGTAATACCGTTCGAGGTGACCTCGACGTGATCGAAGGCGACGCCACCGCTCAACTCGGTCGGCGTCTTCGCCGGGCCGCTCACCGTCACCACGCCGGAGATGTTCGAGGTCGCCTTCATACCATCGGGCTGAAACAGCCCCAGCGGAACACCGACGTCCAGATGCGCCAGTGTGATCTGCGCCTTGGTCTGCATGTCGCCCGTCAGCTCCGTCTGGCCATTGGCATCCAGCTCCGCGCCCACCAGCGTGGACTTCGCCGTATACATCACCACTTTGCCCTGGCTGTGCGCGTCCACCGCGACGCTGCCCATCGGCTTGCCCTCCACCGCGAGGTTCGCGAGGGCCACATGAGCGGTCAGCCCCGGCTCCTCCAGCGTGCCGTTCGCATCCGCCCTCAGGCTGACAGTTCCATCAGCGGGCATCTTCGCCTCTTGCACGGCCTTGAACTTCGACAACACCAGGTTGTCTCCCTGCACATGTCCATGTAGCCTGCGGGTGTCGATGTTATAACCGCCGTTGCCGTCGATCTCCATGCCATGCAGCCGCAACGCAATCTGCGTAGCTTCGATCTGGCGGCCCATCATGCTCGCCGTCACGTTGACCGACTCGAATGGCTCCCCATAGGCCACGCCATCGACCAGCGACGCCGTGCCCCCTCCGCTCAGGCTATGCAGAGGGCCAGAGGCACTTACGTTCAGCGCAATCGTCCCGCTGACAGGCACGTTCTGTTGCTGCCCGGCAATTTGTAACAAATCCGGTACATCGGCGTGGGCCAACTGAACTTTCAGGTCAGCAGTGGTGTCCTGATCCCACACATATGTCTCCGTCTTGCGGACCATCTGCGTGCGCGGTTTGAACGAACCCTCCACATTCAATACCGCCGAACGCCGCGTAATCGTTGAGCTTGCAATCGCAAGCCCCCCCGGCGTGTACTCCGCATCGGCGACCAGCGAGTCGACCAGCACGTCCAGAATCGGCGCAGGCGGAGGAGCTGGTGGGACAGGCTTCGCGCCCATCACCGCGCTCAGCAGGCTCTTGCGAGCTGGTACTGGCGGAGCCGGAGGAGGAGCGGATTCGATCTTGACCTCAACATTGGTCGCATCCAGATGCCCCTTCACATCGAGCTTTGCCAACTCTCCTCTCGCCGTGCCATGAAAGTCCGCGGAGCCATGCAGCACAGCGGGGATCGCAGCCGCTCCCTTTCTGCCATTGCCTTCGAGACCAAGCGTCTTCAGTAGCTGGTCGTACTCGCTCAGGTCGCGCACGGCAAGATCCACCCGCAGGTCCGTAAGTCGATCGCCAAGATCAACCCCCAGAACTCCATTGGCAACGAGGGTGGACTGCGGCGTGTTGAAGTTAAGCTGCTTGATGAGCACCGACTCGCTCTTGCCGTCGTAGTGCCCAAGCACACGGCCCGAGACAGGGATATTCGATAGCCCTCTGCGCACGCCCGTCGGCGCGAGTTGCAGGTCCGCATCGACCAGCACCGAGTCGGCAACATCCTTCACCGGCCCGCCCCACTCCACCTCGACAGGCCCGTTGATCGCGGTGTCGAAGCCGAGATCGCCAAAGCCCTTCGGCGCGGTCGTATCCATGATGGTGCGCAGGGGAATCTTCGCCGCTGTAGCAGTCAGATAAGCATGTGCGCCCGCGTTCAACTCGATCTTCAACTGCCCCGTAGCGCCGCCGCCGCCGGGCAGATAGCCGGACAACTCCGTCAGCAGCACCTCAGCGGGCGTGACGTGCAACGTCGCGCCGCCGTTGATGTCGCGGAAGCGCACATACTCATCCGCGTAGCCGACGTTATGCATCTTCGTCGTGCCCACCAGCAGATATCCCGACTGGCAGTCAGGGTCGGTCTGCGGAACCTTGGCATTGGGCTGCGGAGTCTTCTGCGGGTGCAGCCGCTCCCAGAAGCGTGGGCGCTTCTGCACCGCAACCGGTGGCGTATTGCAGCTATGTCCGGCGAGATCGAGGTCAACCGTACCGCCCGTAAGCCCGTCGATGCCAGCCATCAGGGAGAGCTGCTTCAGGTCCACCGTGCCATCGACCTTCGTCTGCCAGCTCGGCTTGGCGAAGTGGCTCAGCGAGGCCGTGGCCGCGAGATGCGAAGCCTCTCCCGTATGCAGCGTGAAGTTGGTAAGCGCGGCGATATCGCGGCCCACCTCGGCCTCGATGTGTAGCTGCGACTGCTCCTCAGGCAGCTTCTTCAACTGCGTGCGCAGATCGTTCAGATCAATCGTCGCGCCGTAGCGATCGCTCGTGGGAAGGTACTTTATCTGCGCATTCAGATCTCGCGCCGCAAGATTGAACGGAATGGACTTCTCGTTTAGCAGGGCCACACCGTTGACCAGCTCAACCTCATGCGCCTTCAGGTCCAGCAGCGTGTCGAGCACAGGCTTATTGCTTTGCGTCGGATGCTTCGGAACAGGCTGATTGGTCTTGCCGTCTTTGTCGACGATCAGGTGAAAGCGCGGCTGCTCCACTCGCAGCAGGTTCAGGCCGATGTGCGAGGCCGGTCCGCCCGCAGTGCGATGCAGCAGGCTCACCAGCTTCAGCCGCACCAGGATGCGGTCCACGGCCAGATACGGAGCCTCACCGGGGCCCTCCAGACCGTGAATGACAAGACCATCGGCCTCAATCGCGAGCTGCCTCAGGCTGACGTCGATCTTCGCCAGCTCGACGCGGCCTCCGGTAGCATCTTCGAGCACCTTGACGACTTCACGGTTGACTCTGCGCTGAAAGTCCGGCGTGGTGGAGTACCAGGCCACAGCCGCCGCAAACGCCACGATCAACAACACCAGAGAGCCGATGAGCCACACGCACCAGCGTGCGATGCGTACGTGGAGGCCACGCTTGGTTGCAGCGTTGACAGGCGTCTCAGGCTGCTCTGGATGCTGTTCCGGATCAGGCCCGTTGAGGTGCAGCAGACTCATGGAGTGACCTCATCCGGCCTGATGATCCGCACCGTTCCCTGTGCGCGCAGCGTCTTCAGCCAGTCCTCGAGCAGGCTCGTCACCTGCTGCTCCAGCAACACCTCCTGGATTCGGTCCGAGACCGATTCGAGCGTCGGTGGCGTGTCCTGCTGCCTGCTGTACGCGGGCACAAACGTCTTGTCGTAGTAGCTCTTGATCTCCTCCGGCGAGATGCGTATGCCCATGCGGAAGCGCACCTCCACGAACTTCAACGTCTGCATCCGCTGCTGCCAGCGGCGCTCCACCTCGGCAACGGTAAAGCCCTGGTCGGCGACGAACTTCGCCCATCCGGCGTCGGTCTCGCAGTGATACTGCTTGCACGCGGGGATGTCTCGACGCAGCGACTGCAACTGCTCCTTCACCGCGGCTGACGTCACGCCTTCCTCCGGTTGCAGCCTGGTCTGCTGCAGAATCAGGGTCCGGTCGATCAGGCGTTCGACCGCTCTGTCCCGTGAGAACTGTGCCCGGTCTCCATAAGGCTCGAACGCGGCAAACCGTCGCTCCTCGTCCACGTCGCTCTCAAGAATCAAGTCGCCGTTGACCACGGCCACCACGCGGTCGATCACCGTTCCTTCCTTAGCCGGTGCTGGTGTGGACTGGGCAGGCAACCGCATCGACAGCATCAGCATGGCCACGCAGGCGAGCCTCATCCACCTGGCTACGCGATCGAGTTTGGAGACACCATTCATGCAGGAACCGTTGCCCTCGCCTAGAAGCTCTGTCCGATGCTGAAGAAGAAGTTGAAGTGTGCAGCTTGCCCCACGTAAGGCCCGCCGTTGAGATACTGCCCGGTCGCCGAGTCGATCTGCGGAATAACGGGATAACGCGGCGGATTCAGGTTATAGCTGAAGTCCACGCGGATCGGCCCCACCGGCGTTGCATAGCGTGCGCCGATGCCGAGGTCGTGCGAGTAGTAGTTGAAGTCGCAGGTGCCCACCGGATTGGTGAGAACCTCGCAGGTCTTCTCGTTGGGCTGGCGGAAGTGCCGGATACTGGGGAAGACATCGCCCACATGCTGGAAGACGTTGCCCATATCGTGAAAGAGCACGAAGCTGACGCTGGTGCCCACGTAAGGCAGTACCGGCGCGGGCAGGCGCAGTTCGGTGATGTTCACGAACGCACCCGAGCCGCCCACCGGGTAGCCGGTCTGCAGGTCTCGCGGACCCGCGCCGTTGATGGGGAATCCACGGAACGAGCTACCGCCGCCAGCGTATAGACGCTCGGGCAGAGGCACGGGATTGCAGCTCGCGTTGGTGTTCAGCAGCACGCCCACGCAGCTCGCATTGCCTGCGTTGGGATTGTCACCGGGCGAGACGATGAAGCCGAAGCGCGTGCTCCGCGCCAGCACGTACTTATGCCTGCCGAAGCTGTAGTAGGTCGCGTTGGTAACATCCGTGCGGCTGAATCCAACCTGAGAACCCAGCTTCGTGGTGGCAAGAAACTGCTGCACCG
This is a stretch of genomic DNA from Granulicella sp. WH15. It encodes these proteins:
- a CDS encoding BON domain-containing protein; the encoded protein is MAMKNAAMFKSLVLGCVLLVGGHTAPAQGAAVQDQKTQVDINKSLSNKRFKDVKSTVQDGVVTLTGSVALYFDKKDAEHRIRHAQGLEQVHNEIVVAGPVVEDETLRDKLGNKLVYDRVGYGTTMFNALTIGVKNGVVTLGGVVYGPVDKSSALDLVETYPGVKDVVDNIEVAPLSPNDDRLRVALRRAVYGAPQLNRYAMDPGKPIRITVINGNATLSGVVDTQADKDIAFLQANSVAGVFKVVNNIQVVGREK
- a CDS encoding translocation/assembly module TamB domain-containing protein codes for the protein MSLLHLNGPDPEQHPEQPETPVNAATKRGLHVRIARWCVWLIGSLVLLIVAFAAAVAWYSTTPDFQRRVNREVVKVLEDATGGRVELAKIDVSLRQLAIEADGLVIHGLEGPGEAPYLAVDRILVRLKLVSLLHRTAGGPASHIGLNLLRVEQPRFHLIVDKDGKTNQPVPKHPTQSNKPVLDTLLDLKAHEVELVNGVALLNEKSIPFNLAARDLNAQIKYLPTSDRYGATIDLNDLRTQLKKLPEEQSQLHIEAEVGRDIAALTNFTLHTGEASHLAATASLSHFAKPSWQTKVDGTVDLKQLSLMAGIDGLTGGTVDLDLAGHSCNTPPVAVQKRPRFWERLHPQKTPQPNAKVPQTDPDCQSGYLLVGTTKMHNVGYADEYVRFRDINGGATLHVTPAEVLLTELSGYLPGGGGATGQLKIELNAGAHAYLTATAAKIPLRTIMDTTAPKGFGDLGFDTAINGPVEVEWGGPVKDVADSVLVDADLQLAPTGVRRGLSNIPVSGRVLGHYDGKSESVLIKQLNFNTPQSTLVANGVLGVDLGDRLTDLRVDLAVRDLSEYDQLLKTLGLEGNGRKGAAAIPAVLHGSADFHGTARGELAKLDVKGHLDATNVEVKIESAPPPAPPVPARKSLLSAVMGAKPVPPAPPPAPILDVLVDSLVADAEYTPGGLAIASSTITRRSAVLNVEGSFKPRTQMVRKTETYVWDQDTTADLKVQLAHADVPDLLQIAGQQQNVPVSGTIALNVSASGPLHSLSGGGTASLVDGVAYGEPFESVNVTASMMGRQIEATQIALRLHGMEIDGNGGYNIDTRRLHGHVQGDNLVLSKFKAVQEAKMPADGTVSLRADANGTLEEPGLTAHVALANLAVEGKPMGSVAVDAHSQGKVVMYTAKSTLVGAELDANGQTELTGDMQTKAQITLAHLDVGVPLGLFQPDGMKATSNISGVVTVSGPAKTPTELSGGVAFDHVEVTSNGITLKAAEPLRIGLKNGIASLDEVHITGPDTDLRAKGTAQLFGAVNAKTGQPDPNGGKVDIQSVGNVSIAIAHTLDPDLIASGKVTFAVGVGGTVKNPGLTGKLQFEKVNMALDGIANGLSNINGTLVFNEDRLTVQTLTATTGGGQVKIGGFLTYKNGLYADLTATANTVRIRYNGISGTANSTLRLQGGEQNAILSGTVLLTRFGIGADVDFAAFASAGGVSAPPNPSAVMNKIRLDVKVTSSPQLDFQNSYAKLAGNVDLTLRGTLAEPTVLGKIQITDGNATFAGTKYQLQRGDIFFTNPVRIDPTIDLDATARVETYDITVGLHGTASNLKPTYRSEPPLSEADVFALLALGRTQEEAQIYQEQQVQAGTDPAASSLLGGALNATVSSRVSKLFGGGSVKIDPAFVGTLGNSSARITVQQQLSRQLTLTYATNVNSSAEQLISVQYDLTPNVSIVATRDESDVFSIVYKIRRRYR
- a CDS encoding peptidylprolyl isomerase, whose amino-acid sequence is MNGVSKLDRVARWMRLACVAMLMLSMRLPAQSTPAPAKEGTVIDRVVAVVNGDLILESDVDEERRFAAFEPYGDRAQFSRDRAVERLIDRTLILQQTRLQPEEGVTSAAVKEQLQSLRRDIPACKQYHCETDAGWAKFVADQGFTVAEVERRWQQRMQTLKFVEVRFRMGIRISPEEIKSYYDKTFVPAYSRQQDTPPTLESVSDRIQEVLLEQQVTSLLEDWLKTLRAQGTVRIIRPDEVTP